The window TTGCCAATAAATCACCGGAATTCCTGAAAATTTCTCCCATTGGCAAAGTCCCAGTCTTCGTAGATGAAGATGGCACCACCCTTTGGGACTCTACATTGATTGTGGAGTATCTTGACGAAACTTATCCAGAACCGAGTTTTTACCCCAGTGATCGCGCCCAACGCCTCCAGTGCCGGCAGTGGGAAGAACTAGCGGATACTCTGGGGGATAATATTGTTGGCCTCTGGTATCAGAAGCGTAAAGGCGACAAGGCAGACGCCGGCGATCAGGCGAAGTATCAAGCGGCAATTGACCGGCTCTTACCTATCCTAGAACAGCAACTCAGCACCTCTCCCTACCTCCTCGGTGCAAATTGGACGGCTGCAGATATTGCTGCACTGTCTGCCCTTGGCTACTATACTCTGCGATTTGGGGAAGAGTGGCAGCAGCAACACCCACACCTTGAACAATGGTTTAAAACGCTTCACCAACGCGCATCGGTAAACTCAACCATTCCGCAAGGATAACCGGCAGCTAAAACTTTTGCCTCTAATTTGCATAGCATTGTAGTAGTTGAAACAAAGGTAAAAGGACAAAGTTTTCTTTTACCTTTTACTTTAAATAGGGCACCCAAGCCGGCAAAACCTCTGGGGAACCATACCACAACCCAACACGCCTCGGAGAATGCATGACTCCTTCTATCACTAGGTTCTCCGCACCTTCCAGATGTGCTGCCTCAACCGGCGTTATTCCATCTCCCCAAGTATTGCCGGTGCCACAAGTCAATTTATAACTGTTGTAAGCCAACAATTGCCCCGGACGCCGCGCCCCAAAAATCGCCTTACCGGCAACACAGACATAGTGCACATTTGGATGAAACGCACCTGGATAGTTATTATTGACAAAATCTAGATTCTTGCGAGTCCAACGTTCATATAAGCTGTATTGAGGGGTTCCCAGCGTCACCAACGTCGTCACCGATGGATGGGCGAACCACAAACCGGCATCTTCCATCACATCTCCATGAATGATGTAAGGTTTTTCTCCTAAATAAATGCGCGAGATCCAACCGGCAGCAGAGTGACCGATTAAGTTAACTTGAGAAGCATTG of the Microcoleus sp. FACHB-68 genome contains:
- a CDS encoding lipase; its protein translation is MPLPTVILPGYFAGAAEYLELQQSLVGLGFPAVTVPVRRRDWLPTVGGRSIVPILRLLDRTVKQVLQQYNASQVNLIGHSAAGWISRIYLGEKPYIIHGDVMEDAGLWFAHPSVTTLVTLGTPQYSLYERWTRKNLDFVNNNYPGAFHPNVHYVCVAGKAIFGARRPGQLLAYNSYKLTCGTGNTWGDGITPVEAAHLEGAENLVIEGVMHSPRRVGLWYGSPEVLPAWVPYLK
- a CDS encoding glutathione S-transferase family protein yields the protein MARTLYYAQRSPYARKVRILLAEKNLPCELKETDIANKSPEFLKISPIGKVPVFVDEDGTTLWDSTLIVEYLDETYPEPSFYPSDRAQRLQCRQWEELADTLGDNIVGLWYQKRKGDKADAGDQAKYQAAIDRLLPILEQQLSTSPYLLGANWTAADIAALSALGYYTLRFGEEWQQQHPHLEQWFKTLHQRASVNSTIPQG